TAATGTTTAAAAATGGCTAAAATTGTTGATAAGTATCGTTAAAACTATAAATATATTTTTTGTGTAAAACAAGGCATTATACTATCTTGCAATGTTTTAAGAAATACAGCTAATTTTAGTGTATTTTAGAAGTGAGTTTTATCAAGTGTAAAATTCACTTTTTTAACGAAAATGAGAACTAATATTTTAAAGAAATATATATGGCAGATGGCGAAAAGTTGATCCCTATCAACATTGAAGAGCAAATGAAATCAGCGTATATCGATTATTCGATGTCGGTTATTGTATCAAGAGCATTACCAGATGTAAGAGATGGGTTAAAACCAGTTCACCGAAGAGTTTTATTTGGTATGCATGAGCTTGGAATTAAAGCAACAGGATCATATAAGAAATCAGCAAGAATTGTAGGGGAAGTGTTAGGTAAGTATCACCCACATGGAGATACATCTGTATATGATTCTATGGTACGTATGGCGCAAAGTTGGAGTGTGCGTTATATGATGGTTGATGGTCAGGGTAACTTTGGTTCAGTTGATGGTGATTCACCAGCAGCAATGCGTTATACTGAGGTTAGAATGCAGAAGATATCAGAAGATATGTTAGCTGATATTGAGAAAGAAACTGTTGATCATCGTTTGAATTTTGATGATACTTTACAAGAACCAACAGTATTACCAACACGTATACCTAATTTATTAGTAAACGGAGCTTCTGGAATTGCAGTAGGTATGGCAACAAACATGGCGCCGCATAACTTAACTGAAGTTGTTAACGGTACGCTTGCTTATATTGAAAATAGAGATATAGAGATTGATGAGTTAATGGAACACATCAAAGCACCAGATTTCCCTACAGGAGGAACCATTTATGGTTATGAAGGTGTTCGTGATGCTTTTCATACTGGTAGAGGACGTATTGTAATGCGTGCAAAGACTTCTTTTGAAGAAGTAAAAGGAAGAGAGTGTATTATTGTTACTGAGATTCCTTATCAGGTTAACAAAGCAGAAATGATTAAAAAAACTGCGGAGTTAGTAAATGATAAAAAACTAGAGGGGATTGCGAATATTCGTGATGAATCGGATAGAAACGGAATGCGTATCGTTTATATTTTAAAGCGTGATGCTATTCCTAATATTGTCTTAAATAAGTTATATAAATATACACAATTACAAACATCGTTTAGTGTAAATAATATTGCTTTAGTAAAAGGACGTCCAGAACAATTAAATTTAAAACAATTAATTCATTATTTCGTAGAACATAGACATGAGGTTGTTGTTCGTAGAACGGAGTTTGAATTGAAAAAAGCTGAAGCGAGAGCACATATTTTAGAAGGATTAATTATTGCTTCTGATAATATTGATGAAGTAATTAAAATTATTCGTGCTTCTAAAAATGGTGATGAAGCTCGAGAGAAATTAATCGAGCGTTTTGAATTGTCTGAAATTCAGGCAAAAGCAATTGTAGAAATGCGTTTGCGTCAGTTAACAGGACTAGAGCAAGATAAGTTACGTGCAGAGTTTGACGAAATTATGTTAACAATTGCTGACTTAAAAGATATTTTAGCAAACGAATCAAGACGTTACCAAATAATTACAGATGAGTTAATTCATATTAGAGATAAGTATGGAGATGAGCGTCGTTCTGTAATTCATTATGCAGGAGGTGATATGCGTATCGAAGATATGATACCTAATTCTAAAGTTGTGGTAACTATTTCTCATGCAGGTTATGTAAAACGTACCAATCTTGATGAATATAAAGTTCAAAATAGAGGAGGGCGTGGACAAAAAGGAGCAACAACACGTAATGAAGATTTCTTAGAACATTTATTTGTAGGAACAAATCATCAATATATGATGTTCTTTACCCAAAAAGGAAAAGTATTCTGGATGCGTGTGTACGAAATACCAGAAGGAGGTAAGAATACTAAGGGTAGAGCAATGCAAAACTTAATCAATATCGAGCCAGATGATAAAGTAAAAGCTTTCTTAGTTACACAAGATTTAAAAGACGAAGATTATATTAATAGTCACTATGTAATTATGGCTACCAAGAAAGGTCAGGTTAAGAAAACATCATTAGAGCAATATTCTCGACCAAGAACTAACGGTATAAATGCAATAACTATTAAAGAAGGAGATGAGCTTTTAGAAGCAAAATTAACGACTGGTGATAGCCAAGTAATGTTAGCATTAAAATCAGGTAAATCTATTCGTTTTGAAGAAGCAAAGACCCGTCCTATGGGAAGAACTGCATCAGGAGTTCGTGGTATAACTTTACAGCACGATAAAGATGAGGTTATTGGTATGATTGCTGTAAATGATATGGAAAGTAATATCCTAGTGGTTTCTGAAAAAGGATATGGTAAAAGATCTAAGTTAGAAGATTATCGTGTAACTAACCGAGGAGGTAAAGGTGTTAAAACATTAAATATCTCTGAAAAAACAGGTGAGTTAGTAGCTATTAAAAATGTAGATGATTCAAATGATTTAATGATTATTAATAAATCTGGTTTAACAATTCGTATGGCTGTTGAAGATTTACGTGTAATGGGACGAGCAACACAAGGTGTTCGTTTGATTAATATTAAAGATTCTGATAGTATAGCAGCAGTAGCTAAAGTTATGCGAGAAGATGATGAAGATGAAGAAGTTGTTGAAGGAGAGGAAGATAATGGCACGGAAATTGAAAATGAAACAAACGAAGGTCAAGAATAATAATAAATAAATAAGAACTAAAATGAAAAAACAACTATTAACGCTGTCTTTAGGGTTAATGTCATTAGGTTTAATGGCACAGAAAACTGAGTTAAAAGCAGCAGAGAAAGCTATAAAGAAACAAGATTTTACAAGTGCTATTACGACTCTAAATTCAGTAGAAGGAGCAGTAATGATAAATGGTGAAGATAAATATAAATCTAAATTCTTCTTTTTAAAAGGAAAAGCATTAGCAGCTAAAAAAGATTATAAAGCGTCTGCAGCAGCTTTTAAAGAGTTGTTGGCTATGAGTAAAAATAAATACTCAGAAGAAGCTAAGCCAATCTTGAATGAAATGATTCAAGAAGTTTCTAAAAAAGCTGTTGATTTATATAATAATAAAAAAGATTTTAAGAATGCGGCTGATAATTTTTATTTGACATATGTTTTAAGCCCGACAGATACTTCTTTTGTTTATAATGCAGCTATTTCTGCAACACAAGCAAAAGAGTATGATACTGCTATTAAGTATTATAAAGAATTAAGAAAAATTGGTTATACAGGTGTTGAAACTCAATATTTAGCAACAAACAAATTAACAGGTAAGGTAGAAAACTTAGATTCTAAAGCTCAAAGAGATTTAATGGTAAAATCAAAGAAATACATTAAGCCTGAAGATAAATCATCTGAATCTAAAACAGCTGTTATTGTTAAAAATATAGCATTGCTTTTACAACAACAAGGTAAAACAGATGAAGCTATAGCGGCTTTTAAAGATGCTCGCGCTTCAAACCCCAAAGATTTAAACTTAATCTTAAACGAATCTCAGCTGTATATTGATATGGGAGATATGGAAAAGTTTGGAACATTAATGAGTGAAGCTATTTCTTTAGATCCAGAAAACCCTACATTATATTACAACCTAGGTGTTGTTAACTTTAATGAAGGTAGAATGGAAGATGCTAAAAAATATTACCAAAAAGCAGTTGACTTAAAACCTGATTATGCTGATGCTTATATGAATTTAGCTGTAGTAGTTTTAGATAAGGATAAGAAGATTGTTGAAGATATGAATAACAATTTAAACAACTTTAAAAAGTATGATGCATTAGCTTTACAACAAAAAGAAGTTTATAAAGAAGCGTTACCTTTCTTAGAAAAGGCTGATGGTTTAAAAAGAAGTATTGATACTGTTAAAACACTTATGAATTTATATGAGGTTTTAGAAAAGGAAACAGAAGCAACGAAATATAGAGACTTATATAAGTCGATGAAATAGATATTATTTCATAAAATAAAAAACCGAAACTCTTAAGTTTCGGTTTTTTTTGTTTTATAATGTGTCTCGTTCTGAAATAGTGTTACACTAAAGTGTTATTTAATTAATCGTTTAATAACTCTTAGCTTATGCGTATGCTTATTTGTGTCTACATTGTATATACCACTATGATCTAGCTTATCTATTCTAACTTTACCATGTGCATGAATAATCTTATAATCATTCATAATAATACCTACGTGCGTAATAATACCTTCTTCGTTGTCAAAAAAGGCTAAATCACCAGGTTCACTTTCTTCAATAAAGCTTAAAAATTCACCTTGCGTAGCTTGTTGTTTAGCATCGCGTAATAAATTATAACCACATAGCTTATAAACTGTTTGTGTAAAACCAGAGCAGTCAATACCAAAAGGAGATTTTCCTCCCCATAAATATGGGACATTTAAAAATAAAAATGAAGTATCAATAATAGCTGCTTTAGATAATTTTTTAGCACATACCTTTCCTTCGTAAAAATAGGAAGTCGTATTTATGTTGATACTTTTATTTTTTAAAAACGGAAGTCTTGCTCCTAGTGGAATAGTTGTTAAATTATGGTTATTATCAGTAATAAAATCAATTAACTCACCAGCATAACTTTTGTTTTCCTCGGATAAAGAAATATATACCTCTTCGGTGATTTCTTCATATTGTTTATTATCGATAAAACCTTCATAATTATCGAAGCTTAACCGAATTTTACTCCACTTTTTAGCTTTTTCTAAAATTTTAAAAGGTTCACCAAAAACTACTTGATTTACCATTTCTGACGTGTCAGTTGGTTCAAGTCGAAGTGGTACAATACTTAAATTACAAATTCCGAAAGACATTTATTCGTTTATTAAAAGTTAAACTCTTTCTATTACCATTGCACTGGCACCACCACCACCGTTACAAATACCAGCAGCTCCAATTTTTGCATCGTTTTGTTTAAGTATTGATGTTAAAGCAATAATTATTCTTGCTCCAGAAACCCCTAATGGATGTCCTAAAGAAACAGCACCACCATTTACATTTACTTTATCGGCAGATAAACCTAATATTTTCATGTTTGCTAAACCAACAATAGAGAATGCTTCGTTTAGTTCGAAGTAATCTACATCATCTATAGCAACACCAGCTTTGGCTAATGCTTTTGGTAAAGCTTTTGCAGGAGCAGTTGTAAACCATTTAGGTTCATGAGCAGCATCAGCATACCCTTTAATTTTAGCAAGAGGAGTTAAACCTAATTCTAAAGCTTTATCTGCCGACATTAAAACCAATGCAGCACCACCATCATTAATAGTTGATGCATTTGCAGCAGTTACTGTTCCGTCTTTAGTAAAAGCAGCACGTAAAGCAGGAATTTTCTCCATTTTCACATTTTTATATTCTTCATCTTCAGAAAAAATAACTGGTTCACCACGACGTTGAGGTATTTCTACAGGTACAATTTCATCAGCATATTTACCTTCTTTCCATGCATTTGCAGAACGTGTATAAGATTCAATAGCAAAAGCATCTTGGTCTTCTCTAGTAAACTCATATTCAGTAGCACATTCATCAGCACAAACTCCCATTGCAACTTGCTCATAAGCATCAACTAAACCATCTTTTTGTAGGCCGTCTTCCATCTTAATAGGTCCAAATTTAGAACCAGTTCTTGCATGTTGATAATGAGGAATCATACTCATGTTTTCCATACCACCAGCAACTACAACTTCTGCATCACCTAAAGCAATTGTTTGCGCAGCTAACATGATAGATTTCATACCCGAAGAACAAACTTTATTAACAGTAGTACAAGGTACAGTATTCGGAATTCCAGCAAAAATAGCGGCTTGACGTGCAGGAGCTTGTCCTAATCCGGCAGAAACTACATTTCCCATAAAAACCTCTTCAACCATTTCTGGTTTTAAGTTTATTTTATCTAGGGCACCTTTAATTGCTATAGCTCCTAATTTTGGTGCTGGTATTGTTGATAAAGATCCTAAGAAACTACCTATCGGTGTTCTTGCAACTGATACAATAACTACTTCTTTCATATATTTGGGTGTATTGTGTTAAGATTTGTTCTGCGAAAATAACCATTTTATAATAAGTACTCAAATAATAGAGAAAGGTTATATTTACATTTTTAAACAAAAAATATGAGCAATTTCATAAACAAGTTATATAAGAATAATGCAATTATTTATAAGGTATTATTATTTTTAATTGCTGTTGTGGCAATAGTATATTTGTTTCCTAAAGGTGGGCAATTTAAGTATGATTTTCCTCAGGGAAAACCTTGGCAGTATGATAATTTGTATGCTCCATTTGACTTTGCAATTCAAAAAACAGATGATGAAATCGTTAAAGAAACTAGAGAAATTAGAGGCAATGTTAAAAAGTATTTTGTTTATGATAAAAAAATTGAAAATCAAGTTTTAACATCTTACAACGATAAAAAAAAATCAACAGACTCTTTAACCAAAAAAGAAATAAATACTTTAAAAGTTTTAGGAAAACGAATTATAAAAAAAATATATAAGTATGGCTTTTTAGATGATATAAGTATAAATAAAGCAAAGAAAGGAGAACTTATAATTTTAAGAAAAGGGAATTCAATAGAAGATATTTCTTTTTCTAAGCTAATTCAATCTAAAGATGTATTAAAATTTATATCTAAGAACTTAAAAGGAATCGGGGTATATCAAAAAGGGCTGCTTTTAGATCATTTATCGGAAGTAATTAAGGCGAACGTTACTTTTGATGCTAAGTATAGCGATAAAGAGTTAAAAGAAGCTTTAAAGAGTATCTCTTATGCTAAAGGAAAAGTATCTAAGGGGGAATTAATAATTTTAAAAGGAGACATTGTAGAAGGGAAAAATTTTAATGTTTTAAAGTCGTATGAAACAGCTTCTGGTTCTCAAACATGGACAAAAGTAAACTCTTATTGGATTATATTTGGATACACCATTCTAGTAGCCTTAGCCTTGTTAATGCAGCTACTTTTTCTTCATAAATACCGATTAGATATTTTTAATAATAATAATAAAGTAACCTTTATTTTCTTTAATATCTTTTTAATGATTTTTGTACAAACACTTGTAGTTGAATACAATGCTGAGTATTTGTATGTGGTTCCGTTAAGTATTTTGCCAATTGTGTTAAAAGCTTTTTTTGATGCAAGATTAGGGTTGTTTACACATGTACTAACAGTGTTATTATTAGGGTTTATAGTGCCTAATAGTTTTGAGTTTATATACTTGCATATTATTGCAGGTATCGTAACTATATTAACTGTTTCTGAGCTTTATAAAAGAGCAAGTTTGTTTGTAGCAATAGGGCAAATTACTTTAATTTATATGATTACCTATTTTGCTTTCTCTATTTTAAAAGAGGGGAGTGCAGATACCATAAATTGGAAGTATTTTGGTTTGTTTGCCGCAAATGGTTTAATGTCTTTCCTTGCAGTATTCTTTATTTATTTTTATGAAAAATTATTTGGGTTGGTTTCAGATGTAACTTTATTAGAACTGTCAAACACCAATTCAAAATTATTAAGAGAACTAAACGAGAAAGCACCAGGAACCTTTCAGCATTCAATGCAAGTAGCAAATTTAGCAGAAGCCGCAGCAAACGAAATAGGTGCTAACTCAATGTTGGTAAGAACAGGCGCTTTGTACCATGATATTGGTAAGATGGCAAAACCAATGTATTTTACAGAAAACCAATCAACAGGAGTAAACCCACACAACGTTTTACAGCCTAAAGATAGTGCCAGGATAATTTTAGATCATGTTATTAATGGTATTGAAATAGCAAAGAAAAACAAATTACCAGATAGAATTATTGATTTTATAAGAACCCACCATGGTACAAGTGTAACGTATTATTTTTATAAGCAAGAATTAGAGAATAATCCAGGTAAAGAAGTTAATATTAAAAAATTTCAATACCAAGGACCAATTCCGTTTTCAAAAGAAACAGCAATTTTAATGATGTGTGATTCGGCAGAAGCAGCATCAAAAAGTTTAAAAAACCCAACCGCACAATCAATAGATAATTTAATTGATAAAATTATAGACAAGCAAAAAAACGATAATCAGTTCCTGAATTCTGATATTACGTTTAGAGAAATAGAAAAAATAAAAAAAATTATTAAGAATAAGTTGATGAATATCTACCACTTACGTGTTGAGTATCCAGATTAGGATAAAATTTCTTTTAAAAAACTTGTGAAAACAGATATCTCTTCGTAGATTTGCACTCGCAATTTTGAACTCTTATTTAGAGAGTTTAATTATCTCAACGGAGAGATGGCAGAGTGGTAATGCAGCAGATTGCTAATCTGTAACCGGGTAACTGGTTCCAGGGTTCGAGTCCCTGTCTCTCCGCAACAAATTGCACTCGGGGTGTAGCGTAGCCCGGTCATCGCGCCTCGTTTGGGACGAGGAGGTCGCAGGTTCGAATCCTGCCACCCCGACACTGTTTTCGTAGAAACATAAAAACTACGGGCTCTTAGCTCAGCTGGATAGAGCACCTCCCTTCTAAGGAGGCGGTCGGAGGTTCGAATCCTCCAGGGCTCACTTAAAGCTTCACAGAAATGTGAGGCTTTTTTGTTGTTATAAACTTTGTAAGAATCAATAATAAGTTATTTTGAAAACAGTCATTGCGAGGTATTAAGTAAGCTGCTATTAGTTTGTGCTTTTAATTTATGAGATTACTACGTCGTACCTCCTCGGAATGACGTTTAAAAAAATGTTATTTGAAAACTGTCATTGAGAGATACTAAGTAAGCTGTTGTTAATTGCTTTTTAAGTTTAAGATATTGTTAAGCTTTTATTTAAAATCTAATTAATTTCTTTTAAAGTATAAATAAAAAATTATATTTGCGGTAAACAAAAAAAAATAAAACTATGAAAAAATTATTCACACTCATTTCTTTTCTTACTTTTTTAATATCACATTCACAAATACTTAAAATTAGTAACAAAATTCTAGATACTAATAATTGTGTAAGTCAGTTTAATGTAAAAATTAACCTTCAAGAAAATGATGAAAAAACCTATTATTTAAACCTGAATGATAGACCAGATAAAATACCTTTAACATTAGATAATAATGGTCAAACTGTTACAACTATAACAAATATTTCAAAAGACATCACCATTACACTTATGACAGATGTTGTCGTTAAAGTTCTGTTTTTTCCAGTAACTGTTCCAACTGCTTTATATAGCGTAAATTTAAACAAGTGTCCCAAGGATTCAAATTCAGGTAATCCTGATTTAGAATATATCGAAGCATTAATTACAAGTGAGTGTAATTCATGCAGCTCTCCATTAAGTAATTTAAATGGTAATCGACATATTTTATCTAAATATGGAGGCTCAATTAATATTAATCAAATTATTATCAAAAATTCAGGATCAGTAAAATCAAATACAACTAAAATAAAATATTACTTATCTTCTAATACTACAATAGAAGAAAATATTGACTATGTTTTAACAACTGAAACAGCTATACCTGCCATAAATGCAAACTCATCTAAGTCAGTAGGTCAGAGTATATTTGGTAGTGATATAGGTAATTCTATAACTTTTGGTTACTATTATATTATTGGGGAAATTGATGGAGAAAATCAAATAACAGAGGAAAATGAAAATAATAATACATTTATTATTCCTGTTAGATATAGAGAAAATTTTAATTCAAGATCAGGAGGTAGATTAATAAAAGATCTTTTATTTGTTAGAAATATTAATGGTCAATTAATGAATAAAAAAACTATTATTACTAATAAAGAAGAAGAAAAACAAATAATTACAACTTTACCTAAAGGCTTATACTTTATAGAAAAAAATGGTAAAAAGAGTAAATTATACAAACAAAATTAACTTTTTTTTTGAATAAAAGAAAAACTCACTGTAAAAAGTGAGTTTTTTTTATTTATAAAAGCTTTTGATGCCTATTAGCATGTAATGAAGAGCAACATAAGTTGGTTAAAATGAATTGGTATAAAAAAACTTTATAAGATAGAGTACAGAATAATTTAATAACAGTTCAAACAAAGTATAATGATCATATTACCGAACTTTCAAAACGATTAAATGTTGAGTATCATTTTATAGTAGTTAATCTCTTAGGAGGTGATTTATTGCTAAAGGTAGCGCGACATACTTTTGGTACCATTGGTTCACGTTTATTTGTAGAGCCTGATGTGCTAAGAGCTTTAATGGGGAATGAACGCGATGATGTTGATATTATTTATAAAGATGTATATCCTGAAGCGTTAAGAGATGAATGGCATCTTAAAATTATAGCGAATAATAAAACGAACATTTCTAAAATGTATGTGTATGAATTAGAATACTTAATTAATAATAGCGCTAATAGAATAAAAAAGTATATGTATTCCTCTTTTTTACTAGAAACAGCACAATTAGAAGATAAAGAAACAACAAAGTCTTTTAAGCTTTCTACTCAAGCTTATTTACCTGTTATAAAAAAATAGCTTATTAACGGTTAGTATAAGAAACGTAGGGCAGGTGATAAGCACTTTCGTTTCGGTTTATTACTTAGCTATATATAAATATTTTGCTTTTATTTTTTCTATTATTAATGCCAAATTTTATATTCAACGGATTTTGTTAATATTCACAGAACTTTGGAGTTTGCACTTATTAGTTATGTTTTATGCACGTTGTAAGCAGTTGGGTTTTATTTCTTCAGGTATCTAACAAATGATTCCGTAAAACTTGCTAACAAAATTAGACTTAATATTTTTTGAATAAGCTCAATAACTTGTGTAATCTTTATATCAAAACCGTTTAAAAAGAATTTTGTCCCCACAGAAAAGGGAACAACATTTTTAATACTAAATATAATCGATTGCAAAAAATCCTTGATAGTTTGAGTCGTATTATCTAAGTTTAAGGAAAATCGATAATCAACTAATCTCCCTCCTGAATTAAAACCTGTAAATAGGTAAATTGAAGCGGAGATTAATATAAGAAAGAGTAATAATATCAGTGATTTTGAAACGTTTTCTCCATATGAACTTATATTTTTATGTAAGGATAATAAAAAATACTCAAAATAATTTTTATTTTTTAATGAGATTTCTTTTTTAGATTCTTGTTCTGAAATATAAAACTTACCAGAATTTATGTAATCACTATTCTTTTGAAAACTTGCTTTAAGTTTTGAATAGATATTTTTGTTAATCAATAAATTTTCAATCTTATCATTGACTTTATTTTCGTCTTGGACTTTAAATCTGTTGAAGAATTTTTTAGTTACTAATTCCCACTCACAGTTTTTAAATTTTGCATTGTCAATGTCCAGATTTTTGAAACCAATATTTTTAAAATTTATGTCTTGAAAAACAAAGTTTGTCAAGTTTGTATATCCAAAGTCTACTTTACAAGTATCATAAATCTTATTATGGTCAAAGAATGAAGGGTAAGAATGGAATGTAGTTCCTTGTATAAATAATTCGTTACTAAAATGAGTATCACTCAAATAAAATTGTCCTTTTACGTCACAGTTATTAAAGACAAATTTTTCAATTGTTTTAAGTCTATTTTGAAACCCCCAAAAGATATTTTCGATGATTGTATTCTTAATGAATTTAAAGCTTATAATTTTCCAAAAATTAATTCTAAAAGAAAAAAAACTACAGTCGTGAGAATAAAAGTCCTTAAGGTTGTTTAATGTAATAGTTATTCTGCGATCAATATTGCATTCTGTGAACTCAATTTTATCTACTTCATCGAAGTCGTCAGGCAATGATATGAAAATGTCCTGTTTGAAATTAGATAACTCTGTGCTTTTAAGCACATTTGTTTTATGTAGATTCAAATTTTTAAATTCAATTTTTGATATCTTAAAACCAATTCTAATTTCAGTTCTAAATACGTTTATGTTATCTATTTTAGATTTTATTCCTTTTTTATGAATATCATTATTTTCAAAATTCAAATCATCAACTGTAGATGACTCTATGGTTATTTTTGAAGAAATTGAATCGATATGTGAAAATGAGTGATCTATCGAAGAGTCATTAATACGAATATTCTCTATTGTAGACTCATTACGCACTAAAAAACCATTGAAGAATTTCGATTCGTGAACCCAAATAGATTGAAGATTTGAATTATCAAAATAAGTTTTGAAGGTTTTAAACTTAGCCTCTTTGTATTCTGAAATATCTAAACACAATAGTTTTAAATCTTTTATTGTAGCATCTTCAAAAAAGATTCCATAAAGCGATGAATCTTTTACTTCAATTTCTAAGTCATTAAGTTTTATGTCTTTTACATATAACATAACATCTTTGTCTTCAATTCCCTGAATTATTATAAGAGCTTTTTCTGAAATATTATTGTCTATAATAAATGTATCATCTAT
This genomic stretch from Tenacibaculum sp. Bg11-29 harbors:
- the gyrA gene encoding DNA gyrase subunit A, whose amino-acid sequence is MADGEKLIPINIEEQMKSAYIDYSMSVIVSRALPDVRDGLKPVHRRVLFGMHELGIKATGSYKKSARIVGEVLGKYHPHGDTSVYDSMVRMAQSWSVRYMMVDGQGNFGSVDGDSPAAMRYTEVRMQKISEDMLADIEKETVDHRLNFDDTLQEPTVLPTRIPNLLVNGASGIAVGMATNMAPHNLTEVVNGTLAYIENRDIEIDELMEHIKAPDFPTGGTIYGYEGVRDAFHTGRGRIVMRAKTSFEEVKGRECIIVTEIPYQVNKAEMIKKTAELVNDKKLEGIANIRDESDRNGMRIVYILKRDAIPNIVLNKLYKYTQLQTSFSVNNIALVKGRPEQLNLKQLIHYFVEHRHEVVVRRTEFELKKAEARAHILEGLIIASDNIDEVIKIIRASKNGDEAREKLIERFELSEIQAKAIVEMRLRQLTGLEQDKLRAEFDEIMLTIADLKDILANESRRYQIITDELIHIRDKYGDERRSVIHYAGGDMRIEDMIPNSKVVVTISHAGYVKRTNLDEYKVQNRGGRGQKGATTRNEDFLEHLFVGTNHQYMMFFTQKGKVFWMRVYEIPEGGKNTKGRAMQNLINIEPDDKVKAFLVTQDLKDEDYINSHYVIMATKKGQVKKTSLEQYSRPRTNGINAITIKEGDELLEAKLTTGDSQVMLALKSGKSIRFEEAKTRPMGRTASGVRGITLQHDKDEVIGMIAVNDMESNILVVSEKGYGKRSKLEDYRVTNRGGKGVKTLNISEKTGELVAIKNVDDSNDLMIINKSGLTIRMAVEDLRVMGRATQGVRLINIKDSDSIAAVAKVMREDDEDEEVVEGEEDNGTEIENETNEGQE
- a CDS encoding lipopolysaccharide assembly protein LapB — encoded protein: MKKQLLTLSLGLMSLGLMAQKTELKAAEKAIKKQDFTSAITTLNSVEGAVMINGEDKYKSKFFFLKGKALAAKKDYKASAAAFKELLAMSKNKYSEEAKPILNEMIQEVSKKAVDLYNNKKDFKNAADNFYLTYVLSPTDTSFVYNAAISATQAKEYDTAIKYYKELRKIGYTGVETQYLATNKLTGKVENLDSKAQRDLMVKSKKYIKPEDKSSESKTAVIVKNIALLLQQQGKTDEAIAAFKDARASNPKDLNLILNESQLYIDMGDMEKFGTLMSEAISLDPENPTLYYNLGVVNFNEGRMEDAKKYYQKAVDLKPDYADAYMNLAVVVLDKDKKIVEDMNNNLNNFKKYDALALQQKEVYKEALPFLEKADGLKRSIDTVKTLMNLYEVLEKETEATKYRDLYKSMK
- a CDS encoding C40 family peptidase → MSFGICNLSIVPLRLEPTDTSEMVNQVVFGEPFKILEKAKKWSKIRLSFDNYEGFIDNKQYEEITEEVYISLSEENKSYAGELIDFITDNNHNLTTIPLGARLPFLKNKSININTTSYFYEGKVCAKKLSKAAIIDTSFLFLNVPYLWGGKSPFGIDCSGFTQTVYKLCGYNLLRDAKQQATQGEFLSFIEESEPGDLAFFDNEEGIITHVGIIMNDYKIIHAHGKVRIDKLDHSGIYNVDTNKHTHKLRVIKRLIK
- a CDS encoding acetyl-CoA C-acyltransferase, with translation MKEVVIVSVARTPIGSFLGSLSTIPAPKLGAIAIKGALDKINLKPEMVEEVFMGNVVSAGLGQAPARQAAIFAGIPNTVPCTTVNKVCSSGMKSIMLAAQTIALGDAEVVVAGGMENMSMIPHYQHARTGSKFGPIKMEDGLQKDGLVDAYEQVAMGVCADECATEYEFTREDQDAFAIESYTRSANAWKEGKYADEIVPVEIPQRRGEPVIFSEDEEYKNVKMEKIPALRAAFTKDGTVTAANASTINDGGAALVLMSADKALELGLTPLAKIKGYADAAHEPKWFTTAPAKALPKALAKAGVAIDDVDYFELNEAFSIVGLANMKILGLSADKVNVNGGAVSLGHPLGVSGARIIIALTSILKQNDAKIGAAGICNGGGGASAMVIERV
- a CDS encoding HD family phosphohydrolase — protein: MSNFINKLYKNNAIIYKVLLFLIAVVAIVYLFPKGGQFKYDFPQGKPWQYDNLYAPFDFAIQKTDDEIVKETREIRGNVKKYFVYDKKIENQVLTSYNDKKKSTDSLTKKEINTLKVLGKRIIKKIYKYGFLDDISINKAKKGELIILRKGNSIEDISFSKLIQSKDVLKFISKNLKGIGVYQKGLLLDHLSEVIKANVTFDAKYSDKELKEALKSISYAKGKVSKGELIILKGDIVEGKNFNVLKSYETASGSQTWTKVNSYWIIFGYTILVALALLMQLLFLHKYRLDIFNNNNKVTFIFFNIFLMIFVQTLVVEYNAEYLYVVPLSILPIVLKAFFDARLGLFTHVLTVLLLGFIVPNSFEFIYLHIIAGIVTILTVSELYKRASLFVAIGQITLIYMITYFAFSILKEGSADTINWKYFGLFAANGLMSFLAVFFIYFYEKLFGLVSDVTLLELSNTNSKLLRELNEKAPGTFQHSMQVANLAEAAANEIGANSMLVRTGALYHDIGKMAKPMYFTENQSTGVNPHNVLQPKDSARIILDHVINGIEIAKKNKLPDRIIDFIRTHHGTSVTYYFYKQELENNPGKEVNIKKFQYQGPIPFSKETAILMMCDSAEAASKSLKNPTAQSIDNLIDKIIDKQKNDNQFLNSDITFREIEKIKKIIKNKLMNIYHLRVEYPD
- a CDS encoding CARDB domain-containing protein, whose protein sequence is MKKLFTLISFLTFLISHSQILKISNKILDTNNCVSQFNVKINLQENDEKTYYLNLNDRPDKIPLTLDNNGQTVTTITNISKDITITLMTDVVVKVLFFPVTVPTALYSVNLNKCPKDSNSGNPDLEYIEALITSECNSCSSPLSNLNGNRHILSKYGGSININQIIIKNSGSVKSNTTKIKYYLSSNTTIEENIDYVLTTETAIPAINANSSKSVGQSIFGSDIGNSITFGYYYIIGEIDGENQITEENENNNTFIIPVRYRENFNSRSGGRLIKDLLFVRNINGQLMNKKTIITNKEEEKQIITTLPKGLYFIEKNGKKSKLYKQN